The Balneolales bacterium ANBcel1 DNA segment GAAAAGCAGAAAGCTGGATACAGCAGACATTACTATTTCAAAAACTGAGCAAACAGGTCTTACTTTCATCTACACCTTTCAAAATGACCGCGGAATGGTGACTTATCCTGGTGCGATGGAAGAACAAACCATTGCCGATATCAAATGGGAACGAGTGGCACAGTCGCGTCATTTGCATATGTCTTCGTATTACCTTCAAAAAGGCATGCAATCAGGGTGTGCTGAAATGTTCCAAAAAGCAAAGTCCATGGGACTCACTACTTCCCTTGATACCAATTGGGATCCCGATGAAAAATGGGGAGATGAACTATTTGAGGTCCTCAAGCATGTAGATGTTTTTCTGCCGAATGACGATGAAGCCAGGCTGATCAGCAAGAAACAGAATCTGGAGGATGCCATAGCGTTTCTGTCCTCTTTTGGCTGTACTGTGGTAGCAACATGTGGCGCCAGGGGAATTATTGCCAGAGACAAATACCAGCACTACCATGTTGCTCCTGTTGATGTGACACGGGTTGATGCAGTAGGTGCCGGTGACAGCTTCAATGCCGGATTCCTGAGTAAATACATAAACGGAAACAGCATAGAAGCTTGCCTCTCTTTCGGTGTGATCACCGCTTCTTTTTCGATCACCAGAGCAGGCGGAACCACAGCCTTCCAGGATATGGACCGATTTCGGGAGTTCGCAGAAAAAACGAATCCACTGCTTACAGTCACAAAGGTGTAACGTTCACACGGCGCTCATTCACAATGGGATGTCAGCTTTTTTGTCTTTCAGGTACTAAAACTCCATCCATGTAATAGCCATTAAAAATGGAACATCTGGGAAAAAAACGCAGGCTTAACATGCTCAGCGATTCATCTGGACGTTTTTCCATGCTGGCCATTGATCAGCGGCAATCTCTGCGGAAAATGATTGCCGAACAGACAAAGGAGACTCCGGAAAAGGTTGCTGTTGCCAGCCTGAAACTGGTAAAAAGGGTAGTAACCAGCCGGTTAGCATATAAGGCGAGTGCATTGCTGATCGATCCCCGTATCGGATATGCCTCTGCCTGGCAATTCATTCCTGCTGGAACAGGCGTATTACTTTCGATGGAACAAACCGGATACGCTACAGTAAATCAGCGCGAGAGGCTTACACGTCTGTTGCCGGAGTGGGATGTCCAAAAGGCATTAGCGGCTGGAGCCGATGGAGTCAAGTTACTGATCTGGTACAACAAAGATGCCTCGGATGCAACTCTGGAACATCAAACCAGCATCGTTCGAGCCATGGGGGAAGCCTGCGAGCGGCACTCGATCCCATTTATACTGGAAGTGGTTTGTTATCCATTGGACGATGCTCTCGTTACCCGCCCTGAATTCGCTCATCAAAAAGCGATGTGGGTGATCGATGCTGCAAGAACTTTTTCCCGTCCTGAATACCGTGTCGATGTATTGAAACTGGAGTTTCCGGGAAACCTTAAATATGTCAAAGAGTATCAAAGTGCTTCGTTTGCCGGTGGTGACATCATCCACGATCTGTCGGAAATACAGGACTTTTGTCACCAGGTGAATATGGCTTCCACCATTCCATGGGTGATATTAAGTGCCGGTGTTGAGCCGGAGGAATTTATTGAAAATATCAGGATCTGCAACAACGCCGGAGCCAGCGGATTTCTTTGTGGCCGGGCAATCTGGAAAGACATAACCCGGTATTTCCCTGATACCCAGGCTATGGAATCTTATTTATCACAAACGGCCTCCGCTTTTTTTGACGCTATTCTCAGTGCCAATCATGAGGCTCTCCCCTGGTATCAGCATGAGAAATATCGACTCCAATCTGATTCATTTACTATAAAATAAACGACTAACAGCAGCATCTTAAATGAAAGACTCTATTCTACTTACAAAGAATTACCTGAACCGGTATGCCAATAAGCAGCATCAACTTGCAAGGATTATCAACAATCCTGACCCTGAGAAGGGATTGGTTCACACCCCAGTTGAAATCGCTCAGCAACCATTTCTGTGGAGGCACACTGCTCATCTCATTAAAGAGCAATCAGCAAATATTAAAGCCTTTCTGACTGATGCCGGCCTTTTCAGCACCACTTGTCGACCGCATATCGTTTTCACTGGCGCGGGCACCTCTGACTTCGTTGGCCAGTCTCTTGTTGATCTTTTTCGTTCGAAATTTCAAACCAATGCATCTCATTGGGCCACACCGCGAATCACCGCGAACCCGGACGACTACTTTGAAAGGAATCACAACTATATCCTCATACATTTCGCACGATCGGGTAACAGCCCGGAAAGCAAAGCGGTACTCAACCTGGTTTTATCCAAATATCCGGATAATGTACGACACATCATCATTACATGTAATCAAAACGGTGAAATTTCCAGAATTGCTCACTCCCATTCCGGCAATGTCTACATGATCGTTCTTCACGAAGATTCCAACGACAAGGGACTGGCAATGACCAGTTCTTTCAGCTCCATGGTAGTTGCCGGACAGAGTATCGC contains these protein-coding regions:
- a CDS encoding SIS domain-containing protein — protein: MKDSILLTKNYLNRYANKQHQLARIINNPDPEKGLVHTPVEIAQQPFLWRHTAHLIKEQSANIKAFLTDAGLFSTTCRPHIVFTGAGTSDFVGQSLVDLFRSKFQTNASHWATPRITANPDDYFERNHNYILIHFARSGNSPESKAVLNLVLSKYPDNVRHIIITCNQNGEISRIAHSHSGNVYMIVLHEDSNDKGLAMTSSFSSMVVAGQSIAHIDEMDRFLETVDRIASAAELFIDSHTDSIYNLADPVIERAFFLGNKDLLGAATESALKVQELTAGQLLSKNDDSMSFRHGPISAVDSSSIICFYLSEDPLTQRYEVDVIKQYEGIFHEMGAKTIVVGSNHQQLFTQTNVQYYSYDPNSKWRIEKYFQVNLAVLFAQLFGMFQAVRRGINVDDPSAHKPTYNRVVQGVKLYDS
- a CDS encoding carbohydrate kinase family protein, with protein sequence MAPIDITVIGELNMDLIMDHVNNLPAIGKERIAQRMVTTLGSSSAIFASNAASLGMSIAFTGRVGDDLFGRQILEILKSRKLDTADITISKTEQTGLTFIYTFQNDRGMVTYPGAMEEQTIADIKWERVAQSRHLHMSSYYLQKGMQSGCAEMFQKAKSMGLTTSLDTNWDPDEKWGDELFEVLKHVDVFLPNDDEARLISKKQNLEDAIAFLSSFGCTVVATCGARGIIARDKYQHYHVAPVDVTRVDAVGAGDSFNAGFLSKYINGNSIEACLSFGVITASFSITRAGGTTAFQDMDRFREFAEKTNPLLTVTKV
- a CDS encoding tagatose 1,6-diphosphate aldolase, whose protein sequence is MEHLGKKRRLNMLSDSSGRFSMLAIDQRQSLRKMIAEQTKETPEKVAVASLKLVKRVVTSRLAYKASALLIDPRIGYASAWQFIPAGTGVLLSMEQTGYATVNQRERLTRLLPEWDVQKALAAGADGVKLLIWYNKDASDATLEHQTSIVRAMGEACERHSIPFILEVVCYPLDDALVTRPEFAHQKAMWVIDAARTFSRPEYRVDVLKLEFPGNLKYVKEYQSASFAGGDIIHDLSEIQDFCHQVNMASTIPWVILSAGVEPEEFIENIRICNNAGASGFLCGRAIWKDITRYFPDTQAMESYLSQTASAFFDAILSANHEALPWYQHEKYRLQSDSFTIK